A single window of Methanobrevibacter sp. TMH8 DNA harbors:
- the pgsA gene encoding archaetidylinositol phosphate synthase: MLERFRPLLKKILEPIAKQMNINPNIITLISPFIAVISALFFGTGNLLIGGLFILFSGIFDVLDGAIARYHNRSSDFGAFLDSTMDRFSDAIIIIGLMWGGYTTWLIGALAIHSAITVSYVRASAESKGIPCNVGIAERATRLIILVIGAFIAVIFNNNMLMNWAVLLMVILAYITVVQRIYHVWKLTSHERRHL; encoded by the coding sequence ATGTTAGAAAGATTTCGACCCCTTTTAAAAAAAATTCTTGAACCAATTGCAAAGCAAATGAATATAAATCCCAATATAATAACTCTTATTTCACCATTTATTGCAGTGATATCTGCATTATTTTTTGGAACTGGAAATCTTCTAATAGGAGGATTATTCATTTTATTCAGTGGAATATTTGATGTTCTTGATGGAGCTATAGCTAGATATCATAATAGAAGTTCTGATTTTGGAGCATTTCTTGACTCAACAATGGATAGATTTTCAGATGCAATTATAATAATTGGATTAATGTGGGGAGGATATACCACTTGGTTAATTGGAGCATTAGCTATTCATTCGGCTATTACAGTTAGCTATGTTCGCGCAAGTGCAGAATCAAAAGGAATTCCATGTAATGTTGGAATAGCTGAAAGAGCTACAAGACTAATTATTCTTGTTATAGGAGCTTTTATAGCTGTAATCTTCAATAATAACATGTTAATGAATTGGGCAGTATTATTAATGGTTATACTTGCATATATCACAGTAGTTCAGAGAATTTATCATGTTTGGAAACTAACAAGTCATGAAAGAAGGCATTTATAG
- a CDS encoding TspO/MBR family protein codes for MNSIKRSNIFKLIISFVIVFVIGIIGSLVTYPQIATWYASIIKPSWTPAGWVFPIVWNTLYILMSISLFLVLKENLSDKKVKFALAIFGIQLALNLLWSIVFFGFHSIIGGLGVILMLWIFILMNIFVFYKISKWAGILLVPYIIWVTIATYLNYSIYLLNF; via the coding sequence ATGAATAGTATCAAAAGATCGAATATATTTAAATTGATAATTTCCTTTGTAATTGTGTTTGTAATTGGGATAATAGGCTCATTAGTTACTTATCCTCAAATAGCTACTTGGTATGCTTCTATTATTAAACCGTCATGGACACCAGCAGGTTGGGTTTTTCCAATAGTTTGGAATACTCTTTATATATTAATGAGTATAAGTTTATTCTTGGTTTTAAAAGAAAATCTTAGTGATAAAAAAGTAAAATTTGCTTTAGCTATATTTGGAATACAGTTGGCCTTGAATTTATTATGGTCTATAGTATTTTTTGGATTTCACTCTATAATTGGAGGTTTAGGAGTTATCTTAATGCTTTGGATATTTATACTAATGAATATCTTTGTTTTTTATAAAATATCTAAATGGGCAGGTATTCTATTGGTTCCTTATATTATTTGGGTTACTATAGCTACATATTTGAATTATAGTATTTATTTACTAAATTTTTAA
- a CDS encoding DUF357 domain-containing protein has protein sequence MDNLEWKEKILKDIDKLEANLEEIEGIDFSKKEKEVISRAEDYREDCKYYLEKGDEITSFECISYSHGLVDTLRIIHDII, from the coding sequence ATAGATAATCTTGAATGGAAAGAAAAGATATTAAAAGATATTGATAAATTAGAAGCTAATCTTGAAGAAATTGAAGGGATTGATTTTTCAAAAAAAGAAAAAGAAGTTATATCTAGAGCAGAAGATTATCGAGAAGATTGTAAATATTATTTAGAAAAAGGAGATGAAATAACATCATTTGAATGTATTAGTTATAGTCATGGGTTGGTTGATACTTTAAGAATTATTCATGATATTATATAA
- the fbp gene encoding fructose-1,6-bisphosphate aldolase/phosphatase translates to MKTTISVIKADVGSIAGHLVAHPALMETCDEVLAKATEEGLLEDYFITRCGDDIDMIMTHRNGEENEEVHETAFNAFMKATEVARELKLYGAGQDLLSDTFSGNIKGMGPGVAEMEFKERPSDPVIVFCCDKTEPGAFNLPLYRLFADPFCTAGLTIDPSMHEGFKFEVFDVLEHRKVIMSCPEESYDLLALLGSTGRYVIKRIFKKNGEIASSVSTERLNLMAGSYIGKDDPVAIVRAQSGFPSAGEVVEPFAFPHLVSGWMRGSHNGPLMPTAQYEANPIRFDGPPRVIGLGFSIADAKLGIEVDLFDDPAFDEARREATKVANYMRRHGPFEPHRLPSEEMEYTSLPGVLEKLESRFEKMD, encoded by the coding sequence ATGAAGACAACTATTAGTGTAATTAAAGCAGATGTTGGAAGTATTGCTGGTCATTTAGTAGCACATCCAGCTTTAATGGAAACTTGTGATGAAGTTTTGGCAAAAGCAACCGAAGAAGGATTATTAGAAGATTATTTTATCACCCGATGTGGTGATGATATTGATATGATAATGACTCACAGAAATGGTGAAGAAAATGAAGAAGTTCATGAAACTGCTTTTAATGCATTTATGAAAGCTACTGAAGTAGCTAGAGAATTAAAATTATATGGTGCAGGCCAAGATTTATTGTCAGATACTTTTTCTGGAAACATCAAAGGTATGGGTCCAGGTGTAGCTGAAATGGAATTTAAAGAAAGACCAAGTGACCCAGTTATTGTTTTCTGTTGTGATAAAACCGAACCTGGTGCATTTAACTTACCTTTATATAGGTTATTTGCAGATCCATTTTGTACTGCAGGACTTACTATTGACCCAAGTATGCATGAAGGGTTCAAATTTGAAGTGTTTGATGTATTAGAACACAGAAAAGTTATAATGAGTTGTCCTGAAGAATCATATGACTTACTTGCTCTTTTAGGTTCTACTGGAAGATATGTTATTAAAAGAATCTTCAAGAAAAATGGAGAAATTGCTTCTAGTGTAAGTACAGAAAGATTAAACTTAATGGCTGGTTCTTACATCGGTAAAGATGATCCTGTAGCTATTGTAAGAGCTCAATCTGGATTTCCATCAGCTGGTGAAGTCGTTGAACCATTTGCATTCCCACATTTAGTAAGTGGATGGATGAGAGGTTCTCACAATGGTCCTTTGATGCCAACTGCTCAATATGAAGCAAACCCAATTAGATTTGATGGTCCTCCTAGAGTTATTGGATTAGGTTTCTCAATAGCTGATGCAAAATTAGGAATCGAAGTAGATTTATTCGATGATCCTGCATTCGATGAAGCTAGAAGAGAAGCTACAAAAGTAGCTAACTATATGAGAAGACATGGTCCATTCGAACCACACAGATTACCAAGTGAAGAAATGGAATACACCTCTTTGCCAGGTGTTCTTGAAAAATTAGAATCAAGATTTGAAAAGATGGATTAA
- a CDS encoding DUF357 domain-containing protein, with translation MDCEDRILVDIEKLDESFKKINSIEFTVEEEEIIERAKSYQQDCKYYLEKKDEITSFGCITYAHGLLDAIKLNHGID, from the coding sequence ATGGATTGTGAAGATAGAATTTTAGTTGATATTGAAAAATTAGATGAAAGTTTCAAAAAAATCAACTCTATTGAATTTACAGTTGAAGAAGAAGAAATAATTGAAAGAGCAAAAAGTTATCAACAAGACTGCAAATATTATCTCGAAAAAAAGGATGAAATAACTTCTTTTGGTTGTATAACTTATGCTCATGGACTTTTAGATGCTATAAAACTAAATCACGGCATCGATTGA
- a CDS encoding L-threonylcarbamoyladenylate synthase, with protein sequence MKIAKMNPEKLDMDIINEATEILSSGGVIIYPTDTLYALGANIFNEKAVEKVYNLKARDYFKPISVCVSSIKGAKLIAEIPVKHENLVLNHLPGPFTFIIRETSIMPILFAKNHKIGFRIPDNDIARSLSQNFPITTTSANLSGEKTLDTPKKIIKQLNGDVDYVIDIGHLDSPNPSTVVDLTKRKPVILRQGIGILKN encoded by the coding sequence ATGAAAATAGCTAAAATGAACCCAGAAAAACTTGATATGGACATAATCAACGAGGCTACAGAAATTTTAAGTTCTGGAGGAGTAATAATCTATCCTACAGACACTCTTTATGCTTTAGGTGCTAATATTTTCAATGAAAAAGCTGTTGAAAAAGTTTATAATTTAAAAGCTAGGGATTATTTTAAACCAATCTCAGTATGTGTTTCTTCTATCAAAGGTGCTAAATTAATAGCTGAAATACCTGTCAAACATGAAAATTTAGTTTTAAATCATTTACCTGGGCCATTTACATTTATTATACGTGAAACATCTATAATGCCAATTCTTTTTGCTAAAAATCATAAAATTGGATTTAGAATTCCTGACAATGATATAGCTAGATCTTTATCTCAAAATTTCCCAATAACTACTACTAGTGCAAATCTTTCTGGAGAAAAAACATTAGATACTCCAAAAAAGATAATCAAACAGTTAAATGGGGATGTTGATTATGTTATCGATATTGGTCATTTAGATTCTCCTAATCCTTCAACTGTTGTTGATTTAACCAAAAGAAAACCTGTAATATTAAGACAAGGAATAGGTATTTTAAAAAATTAA
- the radB gene encoding DNA repair and recombination protein RadB: MKTLANINNPSKISTDSSLDIILGGGIEKRNITQFYGPPGSGKTNISLNLAVKVAKEGKKVAYIDTEGGISIDRVKQLANEDFDKIANNIVVFEPNSFQEQINNLKSIETWINSNAEEVDLIIIDSAVALYRLKEGKNSKLINRELGIQMGTLSRLSRKYNIAVVITNQIYSTFEVEGSVTVTPVGGTILKYWSKIIVELSKSDMNGQRIATLKRHKTIAEGKSTKFAITNNGIE, encoded by the coding sequence ATGAAAACATTAGCTAATATAAATAATCCTTCAAAAATTTCAACTGATTCTTCCTTAGATATTATTTTAGGAGGGGGAATTGAAAAAAGGAATATAACTCAATTTTATGGACCTCCCGGTTCTGGAAAAACAAATATATCTTTAAATTTAGCTGTTAAAGTTGCAAAAGAAGGTAAAAAAGTAGCTTATATTGATACTGAAGGTGGAATATCAATAGACAGAGTTAAACAATTAGCTAATGAAGATTTTGATAAAATAGCTAATAATATAGTTGTTTTTGAACCAAACTCATTTCAAGAACAGATTAATAATCTAAAATCAATTGAGACATGGATTAATTCTAATGCTGAAGAGGTTGATTTAATTATTATTGATTCTGCTGTAGCTTTATATAGATTAAAAGAAGGAAAAAATTCAAAATTAATTAATAGAGAATTAGGAATTCAAATGGGAACTTTATCAAGGTTATCTCGTAAATATAATATAGCTGTAGTTATAACTAATCAAATATATTCTACATTTGAAGTTGAAGGTTCTGTAACAGTTACACCAGTTGGTGGAACTATATTAAAATATTGGAGTAAAATAATAGTTGAACTTTCAAAATCTGATATGAATGGACAACGTATAGCTACTTTAAAAAGACATAAAACAATAGCTGAAGGTAAAAGCACTAAGTTTGCTATTACTAACAATGGAATTGAATAA